A stretch of Brachyhypopomus gauderio isolate BG-103 chromosome 3, BGAUD_0.2, whole genome shotgun sequence DNA encodes these proteins:
- the idua gene encoding alpha-L-iduronidase isoform X1, giving the protein MSDLRRCKSAVTWALCVVISIRLRAVCGCPVDVSVNVAEPLRELRHFWTSSGFCPPLPHTDARVYDLSEDQRMNLALVGSVPHGGLEQVRIHWLLELVSARIINGEYHYNFTYLDQLVDLLWQNDLKPGFELMGSVSNTFSDFENKSQVVEWRRLVYLIAQRYIDKYGLGFVSKWNFETWNEPNNRDFDNVSMSIQGFLNYYDACSEGLRMASPALRLGGPGDACRSPPRSPYCWALFQHCYNGTNYFTQEQGVRLDYIALHKKGGGSTLAILQQEVATMHEVQQKFPAFRSLPVYNDEADPLVGWNKPLTWRADVTYAAMVVKVISQHQDLLIANHNNTINYTLLSNDNAFLSYHPYPFTQRTLTARFQVNNTNPPHVQLLRKPVLTVMGLLSLLGEQQVRAEVLSPLRRSNGSWGNGCWGNGSVGALASVHLPTQPHSADGWQSTALLYNSRDTCTCNTSDIITLRLTGAPTHTDLMYVTHYMDNSVSNPYELWKQMGSPDYPTLQQFTQLRGLEDAQRQGPVAFPAQGVLTLKVKLPIPSLLLIHVCARPPQPPGQVNGLRFISITKRQVLIIWKDHCIGTKCIKTYEVEFSPEGATFHRINVRDTIFTSYTFSPESGEVCGFYRVRAVDYWERAGEYSPTEPYTQFC; this is encoded by the exons ATGTCTGACCTCCGGCGCTGTAAGAGCGCAGTAACGTGGGCGCTTTGTGTCGTTATTTCGATAAGATTGCGCGCGGTTTGCGGTTGTCCGGTGGACGTGTCGGTCAACGTCGCTGAACCCCTTCGGGAGCTGAGACACTTCTGGACGAGCTCGGGCTTCTG TCCGCCCTTACCGCACACGGACGCGCGTGTATACGACCTGAGTGAAGACCAGCGTATGAATCTCGCGCTCGTCGGTTCCGTGCCGCACGGGGGTCTCGAGCAGGTGCGGATCCACTGGCTGCTCGAGCTCGTCTCCGCGCG GATTATTAATGGAGAGTATCACTACAACTTCACCTACCTTGATCAGCTGGTTGACCTTCTGTGGCAGAACGACCTAAAGCCTG GGTTTGAACTGATGGGCAGTGTGTCCAACACCTTCAGTGACTTTGAAAACAAAAGCCAGGTGGTGGAGTGGAGGCGACTGGTGTATCTCATTGCTCAGAGATACATAG ataaatACGGACTTGGCTTCGTCTCCAAGTGGAACTTTGAGACGTGGAATGAGCCGAATAATCGTGACTTTGACAATGTGAGCATGTCCATCCAAG gtTTCCTGAACTACTATGATGCGTGTTCAGAGGGGCTGCGCATGGCGAGTCCTGCGTTGAGGTTGGGGGGTCCTGGAGACGCCTGCCGCTCCCCTCCGCGCTCCCCCTACTGTTGGGCCCTGTTCCAGCACTGCTACAACGGCACCAACTACTTCACCCAGGAACAGGGAGTGCGCCTGGACTACATCGCCCTGCACAAGAAA GGTGGAGGTAGTACACTGGCCATCCTCCAGCAGGAAGTAGCCACGATGCATGAGGTTCAGCAGAAGTTTCCTGCTTTCCGTTCTCTTCCTGTTTACAACGACGAGGCCGACCCGCTGGTAGGCTGGAATAAACCCCTCACCTGGCGTGCTGATGTCACGTACGCTGCCATGGTGGTTAAG GTGATCTCTCAACACCAGGACCTGCTCATCGCCAATCACAACAACACCATCAACTACACCCTGCTTAGCAACGACAACGCCTTCCTTAGTTACCACCCATACCCGTTCACCCAGCGCACCCTCACTGCCCGTTTCCAGGTCAACAACACAAACCCACCCCATGTGCAGTTGCTACGGAAACCAGTTCTGACTGTCATGGGCCTGCTGTCCCTGTTAG GTGAGCAGCAGGTGAGAGCAGAGGTGCTGAGCCCACTCCGCCGGAGCAACGGTTCCTGGGGCAACGGTTGCTGGGGCAACGGCTCTGTGGGTGCACTGGCCAGCGTGCACCTGCCGACGCAGCCACACTCGGCGGACGGCTGGCAGAGCACAGCGCTCCTGTACAACAGCAGAGACACCTGCACCTGCAACACCTCTGACATCATCACCCTGCGCCTCACTGgggcacccacacacacgg ATCTGATGTATGTAACACACTACATGGACAACAGCGTCAGTAACCCGTATGAGTTGTGGAAACAGATGGGCAGCCCAGATTACCCCACACTGCAGCAGTTTACACAGCTCAGGGGTCTGgag GATGCACAGAGGCAGGGCCCTGTGGCGTTTCCTGCGCAGGGTGTTCTCACTCTAAAGGTGAAGCTCCCCATTCCGTCCTTACTGCTCATCCATGTTTGTGCCCGCCCACCACAACCACCTGGCCAg GTGAATGGTTTGCGCTTCATCTCCATCACTAAACGCCAGGTGCTCATCATCTGGAAGGATCACTGCATTGGCACGAA GTGTATAAAGACGTATGAGGTGGAGTTTTCCCCAGAAGGAGCCACATTTCACAGGATAAATGTCCGAGATACGATCTTCACATCTTACACCTTCTCCCCGG AGAGCGGAGAGGTTTGTGGCTTCTACAGAGTCAGAGCTGTGGACTACTGGGAGAGAGCTGGAGAGTATTCCCCTACGGAACCCTACACACAGTTCTgctga
- the idua gene encoding alpha-L-iduronidase isoform X2: MSDLRRCKSAVTWALCVVISIRLRAVCGCPVDVSVNVAEPLRELRHFWTSSGFCPPLPHTDARVYDLSEDQRMNLALVGSVPHGGLEQVRIHWLLELVSARIINGEYHYNFTYLDQLVDLLWQNDLKPGFELMGSVSNTFSDFENKSQVVEWRRLVYLIAQRYIDKYGLGFVSKWNFETWNEPNNRDFDNVSMSIQGFLNYYDACSEGLRMASPALRLGGPGDACRSPPRSPYCWALFQHCYNGTNYFTQEQGVRLDYIALHKKGGGSTLAILQQEVATMHEVQQKFPAFRSLPVYNDEADPLVGWNKPLTWRADVTYAAMVVKVISQHQDLLIANHNNTINYTLLSNDNAFLSYHPYPFTQRTLTARFQVNNTNPPHVQLLRKPVLTVMGLLSLLGEQQVRAEVLSPLRRSNGSWGNGCWGNGSVGALASVHLPTQPHSADGWQSTALLYNSRDTCTCNTSDIITLRLTGAPTHTGCTEAGPCGVSCAGCSHSKGEAPHSVLTAHPCLCPPTTTTWPGEWFALHLHH, translated from the exons ATGTCTGACCTCCGGCGCTGTAAGAGCGCAGTAACGTGGGCGCTTTGTGTCGTTATTTCGATAAGATTGCGCGCGGTTTGCGGTTGTCCGGTGGACGTGTCGGTCAACGTCGCTGAACCCCTTCGGGAGCTGAGACACTTCTGGACGAGCTCGGGCTTCTG TCCGCCCTTACCGCACACGGACGCGCGTGTATACGACCTGAGTGAAGACCAGCGTATGAATCTCGCGCTCGTCGGTTCCGTGCCGCACGGGGGTCTCGAGCAGGTGCGGATCCACTGGCTGCTCGAGCTCGTCTCCGCGCG GATTATTAATGGAGAGTATCACTACAACTTCACCTACCTTGATCAGCTGGTTGACCTTCTGTGGCAGAACGACCTAAAGCCTG GGTTTGAACTGATGGGCAGTGTGTCCAACACCTTCAGTGACTTTGAAAACAAAAGCCAGGTGGTGGAGTGGAGGCGACTGGTGTATCTCATTGCTCAGAGATACATAG ataaatACGGACTTGGCTTCGTCTCCAAGTGGAACTTTGAGACGTGGAATGAGCCGAATAATCGTGACTTTGACAATGTGAGCATGTCCATCCAAG gtTTCCTGAACTACTATGATGCGTGTTCAGAGGGGCTGCGCATGGCGAGTCCTGCGTTGAGGTTGGGGGGTCCTGGAGACGCCTGCCGCTCCCCTCCGCGCTCCCCCTACTGTTGGGCCCTGTTCCAGCACTGCTACAACGGCACCAACTACTTCACCCAGGAACAGGGAGTGCGCCTGGACTACATCGCCCTGCACAAGAAA GGTGGAGGTAGTACACTGGCCATCCTCCAGCAGGAAGTAGCCACGATGCATGAGGTTCAGCAGAAGTTTCCTGCTTTCCGTTCTCTTCCTGTTTACAACGACGAGGCCGACCCGCTGGTAGGCTGGAATAAACCCCTCACCTGGCGTGCTGATGTCACGTACGCTGCCATGGTGGTTAAG GTGATCTCTCAACACCAGGACCTGCTCATCGCCAATCACAACAACACCATCAACTACACCCTGCTTAGCAACGACAACGCCTTCCTTAGTTACCACCCATACCCGTTCACCCAGCGCACCCTCACTGCCCGTTTCCAGGTCAACAACACAAACCCACCCCATGTGCAGTTGCTACGGAAACCAGTTCTGACTGTCATGGGCCTGCTGTCCCTGTTAG GTGAGCAGCAGGTGAGAGCAGAGGTGCTGAGCCCACTCCGCCGGAGCAACGGTTCCTGGGGCAACGGTTGCTGGGGCAACGGCTCTGTGGGTGCACTGGCCAGCGTGCACCTGCCGACGCAGCCACACTCGGCGGACGGCTGGCAGAGCACAGCGCTCCTGTACAACAGCAGAGACACCTGCACCTGCAACACCTCTGACATCATCACCCTGCGCCTCACTGgggcacccacacacacgg GATGCACAGAGGCAGGGCCCTGTGGCGTTTCCTGCGCAGGGTGTTCTCACTCTAAAGGTGAAGCTCCCCATTCCGTCCTTACTGCTCATCCATGTTTGTGCCCGCCCACCACAACCACCTGGCCAg GTGAATGGTTTGCGCTTCATCTCCATCACTAA